The Kogia breviceps isolate mKogBre1 chromosome 4, mKogBre1 haplotype 1, whole genome shotgun sequence genome window below encodes:
- the LOC131755276 gene encoding interferon-gamma-inducible GTPase 10-like isoform X2: MDWFTSYFLSGKNFEQLAPKFVPHYPTLISKAAGILSQESVESIQRVFQEGKLKEVVEEIQEALQKSENAPLDVAVVGQSGSGKSSFINALLGLGHEEEGSAHVGVVPTTMKKTPYQHPKYPGVTFWDLPGTGTPNSLPYPYLETVGDEDYDFFIIISSSRFSSNDALLAQKIKEKGKNFYFVRTMVDVELHSEEKSKPISFKKERVLQQIRDDHLSILSNIRVSNPCVFLVSNFHPDKFDFPRLQETLLQDLPAHKRCTFVLQLSNLSDAFIEVKRVILKEKIWLNALKSAILAIIPFMAFFSGFDLPKQEKCLNLYRSYFGLDEQSVKEIAQKLGTSVQEIKSSTKSLDFWLFVKNDSIAAKAMKCAESFCSVNGGLRSFIFQFLKVYFLRLKFINTVADDVKMLLHKTLES; encoded by the coding sequence ATGGATTGGTTCACCTCATATTTTCTGTCAGGAAAGAATTTTGAGCAATTGGCCCCCAAATTTGTCCCTCACTACCCCACATTGATCAGCAAGGCAGCAGGGATCCTCTCTCAGGAAAGCGTTGAAAGTATTCAAAGAGTCTTTCAGGAGGGGAAGCTAAAAGAGGTGGTTGAAGAGATTCAGGAAGCACTTCAGAAATCTGAGAATGCTCCCTTGGATGTGGCTGTGGTTGGGCAATCTGGTTCTGGGAAGTCCAGTTTCATCAATGCCCTGCTAGGTCTTGGTCATGAAGAGGAGGGGTCTGCTCATGTTGGAGTTGTGCCAACCACCATGAAGAAAACCCCCTATCAACATCCAAAATATCCCGGTGTGACCTTCTGGGACCTGCCTGGAACTGGGACTCCCAATTCCCTTCCATATCCTTATCTAGAAACTGTGGGAGATGAAGACTAtgactttttcatcattatttcgTCCTCACGGTTCAGCTCAAATGATGCTCTCCTCGCCCAGAAAAtcaaggagaaggggaagaattTCTACTTTGTTAGAACAATGGTGGATGTTGAATTACATAGtgaagagaaaagcaaacccATATCCTTCAAAAAGGAGAGAGTCCTTCAGCAGATCCGAGATGACCACCTGTCTATTCTCAGCAACATCAGAGTATCTAATCCGTGTGTCTTCCTGGTCTCCAACTTTCACCCGGATAAGTTTGATTTCCCAAGACTGCAGGAGACACTGCTGCAGGATCTCCCCGCTCATAAGCGCTGCACCTTTGTGCTCCAGTTGTCCAATTTGTCTGATGCTTTCATTGAGGTGAAGAGAGTTATCCTCAAAGAGAAGATCTGGCTGAATGCCCTGAAATCAGCCATTTTGGCCATCATCCCTTTCATGGCCTTCTTCAGTGGCTTCGATTTGCCTAAACAGGAGAAGTGCTTGAACCTTTATCGAAGCTATTTTGGTTTGGATGAGCAGTCAGTCAAAGAGATTGCCCAGAAGCTGGGCACATCTGTGCAAGAGATCAAGAGCTCCACAAAGTCCTTGGATTTCTGGTTATTTGTGAAGAATGACAGTATAGCAGCAAAGGCCATGAAATGTGCTGAATCCTTTTGCTCAGTGAACGGAGGACTCCGatcttttatctttcagtttttgaaagtatattttttaCGTTTGAAATTCATCAATACGGTGGCTGATGATGTTAAAATGCTGTTGCATAAGACTTTAGAGAGCTGA
- the LOC131755276 gene encoding interferon-gamma-inducible GTPase 10-like isoform X1 has translation MREVCDVHANLGVINHPELTGMDWFTSYFLSGKNFEQLAPKFVPHYPTLISKAAGILSQESVESIQRVFQEGKLKEVVEEIQEALQKSENAPLDVAVVGQSGSGKSSFINALLGLGHEEEGSAHVGVVPTTMKKTPYQHPKYPGVTFWDLPGTGTPNSLPYPYLETVGDEDYDFFIIISSSRFSSNDALLAQKIKEKGKNFYFVRTMVDVELHSEEKSKPISFKKERVLQQIRDDHLSILSNIRVSNPCVFLVSNFHPDKFDFPRLQETLLQDLPAHKRCTFVLQLSNLSDAFIEVKRVILKEKIWLNALKSAILAIIPFMAFFSGFDLPKQEKCLNLYRSYFGLDEQSVKEIAQKLGTSVQEIKSSTKSLDFWLFVKNDSIAAKAMKCAESFCSVNGGLRSFIFQFLKVYFLRLKFINTVADDVKMLLHKTLES, from the exons ATGAGAGAAGTGTGCGACGTGCATGCAAACCTAGGAGTCATCA ATCATCCAGAGTTAACTGGCATGGATTGGTTCACCTCATATTTTCTGTCAGGAAAGAATTTTGAGCAATTGGCCCCCAAATTTGTCCCTCACTACCCCACATTGATCAGCAAGGCAGCAGGGATCCTCTCTCAGGAAAGCGTTGAAAGTATTCAAAGAGTCTTTCAGGAGGGGAAGCTAAAAGAGGTGGTTGAAGAGATTCAGGAAGCACTTCAGAAATCTGAGAATGCTCCCTTGGATGTGGCTGTGGTTGGGCAATCTGGTTCTGGGAAGTCCAGTTTCATCAATGCCCTGCTAGGTCTTGGTCATGAAGAGGAGGGGTCTGCTCATGTTGGAGTTGTGCCAACCACCATGAAGAAAACCCCCTATCAACATCCAAAATATCCCGGTGTGACCTTCTGGGACCTGCCTGGAACTGGGACTCCCAATTCCCTTCCATATCCTTATCTAGAAACTGTGGGAGATGAAGACTAtgactttttcatcattatttcgTCCTCACGGTTCAGCTCAAATGATGCTCTCCTCGCCCAGAAAAtcaaggagaaggggaagaattTCTACTTTGTTAGAACAATGGTGGATGTTGAATTACATAGtgaagagaaaagcaaacccATATCCTTCAAAAAGGAGAGAGTCCTTCAGCAGATCCGAGATGACCACCTGTCTATTCTCAGCAACATCAGAGTATCTAATCCGTGTGTCTTCCTGGTCTCCAACTTTCACCCGGATAAGTTTGATTTCCCAAGACTGCAGGAGACACTGCTGCAGGATCTCCCCGCTCATAAGCGCTGCACCTTTGTGCTCCAGTTGTCCAATTTGTCTGATGCTTTCATTGAGGTGAAGAGAGTTATCCTCAAAGAGAAGATCTGGCTGAATGCCCTGAAATCAGCCATTTTGGCCATCATCCCTTTCATGGCCTTCTTCAGTGGCTTCGATTTGCCTAAACAGGAGAAGTGCTTGAACCTTTATCGAAGCTATTTTGGTTTGGATGAGCAGTCAGTCAAAGAGATTGCCCAGAAGCTGGGCACATCTGTGCAAGAGATCAAGAGCTCCACAAAGTCCTTGGATTTCTGGTTATTTGTGAAGAATGACAGTATAGCAGCAAAGGCCATGAAATGTGCTGAATCCTTTTGCTCAGTGAACGGAGGACTCCGatcttttatctttcagtttttgaaagtatattttttaCGTTTGAAATTCATCAATACGGTGGCTGATGATGTTAAAATGCTGTTGCATAAGACTTTAGAGAGCTGA